The Medicago truncatula cultivar Jemalong A17 chromosome 4, MtrunA17r5.0-ANR, whole genome shotgun sequence genome includes a region encoding these proteins:
- the LOC25479300 gene encoding 8-hydroxygeraniol oxidoreductase isoform X1, producing MECQLHFFAQIQREFFAFLPYLPTTMSRAKQVITCKAAVCWGLGKPVTVEEIQVDPPKAKEVRVKMLCSSVCHTDISSLKGFPHNQFPLALGHEGIGVVESIGDQVTNLKEGDFIIPTYIGECEECENCVSGKTNLCLTHPVRLTGLMPDNTSRLSVRGQTLYHVLSCASWSEYVVVDINYLLRVDPNINLAYASFISCGFSTGYGACWKEANIESGSTVAVFGLGAVGLGAISGAKMMGASKIIGVDKNEMKREKGEAFGMTHFINSNDSDKSASELVKELNGMGVDYCIECTGVAPLLTESLEATKMGTGKAIAVGIGAELVVPFGLLAIQFGRTLKGSVFGGIKAKSDLTTIANKCQKQEFPLHELFTHEVPLVDIDKAFELLKDPTCVKVVIKM from the exons ATGGAGTGCCAGCTTCACTTTTTTGCCCAAATTCAGAGAGAATTCTTTGCATTCTTACCTTACCTACCTACAACAATGTCAAGAGCCAAACAGGTTATTACATGCAAAG CTGCTGTATGCTGGGGGCTTGGAAAGCCTGTGACAGTGGAAGAGATACAAGTAGATCCACCAAAGGCAAAAGAAGTTCGAGTTAAGATGCTATGTTCAAGTGTATGCCACACAGACATATCAAGCCTTAAAGGATTTCCACAT AATCAATTTCCTCTAGCACTTGGACATGAAGGAATTGG TGTTGTAGAGAGTATTGGTGATCAAGTAACAAATCTAAAAGAAGGGGATTTCATAATTCCAACATACATAGGCGAGTGTGAAGAATGTGAGAATTGTGTTTCTGGGAAAACCAATTTGTGTTTGACACATCCTGTGAGATTGACTGGTCTAATGCCAGATAACACTTCAAGGTTGTCTGTCCGAGGCCAAACATTATACCATGTTTTGAGTTGTGCTTCATGGTCGGAATATGTGGTGGTTGATATCAATTACCTTCTTAGAGTTGATCCAAACATTAATCTAGCTTATGCTAGTTTCATCTCATGTGGGTTTTCAACTGGTTATGGAGCTTGTTGGAAAGAAGCCAATATTGAAAGTGGTTCAACTGTAGCTGTTTTTGGTCTTGGGGCTGTTGGATTAGGG GCAATAAGCGGGGCTAAGATGATGGGAGCAAGTAAGATAATTGGGGTTGACAAAAACgagatgaagagagaaaaaggagaagCTTTTGGGATGACCCATTTTATAAATTCTAATGATTCTGATAAATCTGCTTCAGAATTGGTTAAAGAGTTAAATGGAATGGGTGTAGATTATTGCATTGAATGTACTGGAGTAGCACCTTTGCTTACTGAATCTTTGGAAGCCacaaaaatg GGAACAGGTAAGGCAATTGCAGTTGGTATAGGAGCTGAACTTGTTGTACCGTTTGGACTTCTTGCCATTCAATTTGGTAGAACCTTAAAAGGTTCTGTTTTTGGAGGCATAAAAGCCAAATCAGACCTTACCACCATAGCTAACAAATGTCAAAAACAG GAATTCCCTCTCCATGAACTTTTCACCCATGAGGTCCCTTTGGTTGATATTGACAAAGCATTTGAGTTATTGAAAGATCCCACTTGTGTCAAAGTTGTTATCAAGATGTGA
- the LOC25479300 gene encoding 8-hydroxygeraniol oxidoreductase isoform X2, with amino-acid sequence MECQLHFFAQIQREFFAFLPYLPTTMSRAKQVITCKAAVCWGLGKPVTVEEIQVDPPKAKEVRVKMLCSSVCHTDISSLKGFPHNQFPLALGHEGIGVVESIGDQVTNLKEGDFIIPTYIGECEECENCVSGKTNLCLTHPVRLTGLMPDNTSRLSVRGQTLYHVLSCASWSEYVVVDINYLLRVDPNINLAYASFISCGFSTGYGACWKEANIESGSTVAVFGLGAVGLGGTGKAIAVGIGAELVVPFGLLAIQFGRTLKGSVFGGIKAKSDLTTIANKCQKQEFPLHELFTHEVPLVDIDKAFELLKDPTCVKVVIKM; translated from the exons ATGGAGTGCCAGCTTCACTTTTTTGCCCAAATTCAGAGAGAATTCTTTGCATTCTTACCTTACCTACCTACAACAATGTCAAGAGCCAAACAGGTTATTACATGCAAAG CTGCTGTATGCTGGGGGCTTGGAAAGCCTGTGACAGTGGAAGAGATACAAGTAGATCCACCAAAGGCAAAAGAAGTTCGAGTTAAGATGCTATGTTCAAGTGTATGCCACACAGACATATCAAGCCTTAAAGGATTTCCACAT AATCAATTTCCTCTAGCACTTGGACATGAAGGAATTGG TGTTGTAGAGAGTATTGGTGATCAAGTAACAAATCTAAAAGAAGGGGATTTCATAATTCCAACATACATAGGCGAGTGTGAAGAATGTGAGAATTGTGTTTCTGGGAAAACCAATTTGTGTTTGACACATCCTGTGAGATTGACTGGTCTAATGCCAGATAACACTTCAAGGTTGTCTGTCCGAGGCCAAACATTATACCATGTTTTGAGTTGTGCTTCATGGTCGGAATATGTGGTGGTTGATATCAATTACCTTCTTAGAGTTGATCCAAACATTAATCTAGCTTATGCTAGTTTCATCTCATGTGGGTTTTCAACTGGTTATGGAGCTTGTTGGAAAGAAGCCAATATTGAAAGTGGTTCAACTGTAGCTGTTTTTGGTCTTGGGGCTGTTGGATTAGGG GGAACAGGTAAGGCAATTGCAGTTGGTATAGGAGCTGAACTTGTTGTACCGTTTGGACTTCTTGCCATTCAATTTGGTAGAACCTTAAAAGGTTCTGTTTTTGGAGGCATAAAAGCCAAATCAGACCTTACCACCATAGCTAACAAATGTCAAAAACAG GAATTCCCTCTCCATGAACTTTTCACCCATGAGGTCCCTTTGGTTGATATTGACAAAGCATTTGAGTTATTGAAAGATCCCACTTGTGTCAAAGTTGTTATCAAGATGTGA